From one Streptomyces chromofuscus genomic stretch:
- a CDS encoding DUF3152 domain-containing protein, translated as MGRHSRRGPAPKTEITDKGSRRRASGHSGGQRGSAAQGVAEETPPRGVPRLSDGTPARGVPRLPEGPPGPGVPRFADGTPTRGVPRFPEGTPARGVPRLPDGTTAHGFARLTDGTPARGVPRFAEGTPARGVPRLPDGTPAHGVPRLPDGTPARGVPRLPDGTPAHGMPRLPDGTPAHGIPQVRGGHPEQRERGDRWGELRGRTVAGTGAPAFPRQRQAPPGPRQDYVDAFDERDDVFVRRHPAPPGGPSDPYAPATAHPSNPYASVTSWDTETDADHEPPPTGEPAPAKGGRGRAVAGIAAAAVTTVLAVVVAGQVTGQGEEGAVESRSGTDRSRDVRDSASRGDGRPTPSSTPSATPLAYEQKMDRTFPLSAKLDGSGRFDAIPGIDKAPGAGQKYTYRVDVEQGLGLDGELFAQAVHKTLNDDRSWAHNGGRTFERIHSGNPDFVITLASPGTTADWCAKSGLDTTVDNVSCDSASTERVMINAYRWAQGSETYGDEIHAYRQMLINHEIGHRLGYSHVTCDKDGELAPVMQQQTKFLEHDGIRCKANPWAFPKS; from the coding sequence GTGGGACGCCACAGTCGCCGTGGTCCGGCACCCAAGACCGAGATCACGGACAAGGGGTCACGCCGCCGCGCGTCCGGCCACTCGGGAGGTCAGCGGGGCTCGGCTGCGCAGGGGGTCGCCGAGGAGACGCCTCCGCGGGGAGTACCGCGGCTGTCCGACGGCACGCCGGCGCGCGGGGTGCCGCGGTTGCCGGAGGGTCCTCCCGGACCGGGGGTGCCACGGTTCGCGGACGGCACGCCGACGCGGGGGGTGCCTCGCTTCCCTGAGGGCACACCCGCGCGCGGGGTTCCGCGTCTGCCGGACGGGACGACGGCGCACGGTTTCGCGCGTCTGACGGACGGCACGCCGGCGCGGGGGGTGCCTCGCTTCGCTGAGGGCACACCCGCGCGCGGGGTTCCGCGTCTGCCGGACGGGACACCCGCGCATGGCGTCCCGCGGCTGCCCGACGGGACCCCTGCCCGCGGTGTTCCGCGTCTGCCGGACGGGACGCCCGCCCACGGCATGCCGCGTCTGCCGGACGGCACACCGGCCCACGGCATCCCCCAGGTGCGCGGTGGTCATCCCGAGCAGCGTGAACGCGGTGACCGCTGGGGCGAGTTGCGAGGGCGCACGGTCGCGGGAACCGGCGCTCCGGCGTTTCCGCGCCAGCGGCAGGCGCCCCCCGGCCCGCGCCAGGACTACGTCGACGCCTTCGACGAGCGGGACGATGTCTTCGTACGCCGTCACCCGGCACCTCCCGGCGGCCCTTCGGACCCGTACGCCCCCGCCACCGCGCACCCCTCGAACCCGTACGCGTCCGTCACCAGCTGGGACACGGAAACCGACGCGGACCACGAGCCGCCCCCGACCGGCGAGCCCGCGCCCGCCAAGGGAGGCCGGGGCCGCGCCGTCGCCGGTATCGCGGCCGCCGCCGTGACCACCGTGCTGGCCGTCGTCGTTGCCGGACAGGTCACCGGCCAGGGTGAGGAAGGCGCCGTGGAGTCGCGGTCCGGCACCGACCGGTCCAGGGACGTCCGGGACTCCGCGTCGCGGGGGGACGGGCGGCCCACGCCGTCCAGCACGCCGAGCGCGACCCCGCTGGCGTACGAGCAGAAGATGGACCGCACGTTCCCGCTGAGCGCGAAGCTCGACGGCTCGGGGAGGTTCGACGCGATCCCCGGGATCGACAAGGCGCCGGGAGCGGGGCAGAAGTACACCTACCGCGTGGACGTCGAGCAGGGGCTCGGCCTGGACGGCGAGCTCTTCGCGCAGGCCGTGCACAAGACGCTGAACGACGACCGGAGTTGGGCGCACAACGGCGGCCGCACCTTCGAACGGATCCACTCCGGGAACCCCGACTTCGTGATCACGCTCGCCAGCCCCGGCACCACCGCGGACTGGTGCGCCAAATCGGGCCTGGACACGACGGTCGACAATGTGTCCTGCGACTCCGCCTCCACCGAACGCGTGATGATCAACGCCTACCGTTGGGCGCAGGGTTCGGAGACGTACGGCGACGAGATCCACGCCTACCGGCAGATGCTGATCAACCACGAGATCGGCCACCGGCTCGGCTACTCCCACGTCACCTGCGACAAGGACGGCGAACTGGCGCCCGTCATGCAGCAGCAGACGAAGTTCCTGGAGCACGACGGCATCCGCTGCAAGGCCAACCCGTGGGCGTTTCCGAAGAGTTGA
- a CDS encoding DUF3492 domain-containing protein: protein MRIGLLTESGYPYVSGDASPWCDRLVRGLAQHEFDIYALSRSERQEDEGWLPLPSQVRRVRTAPVWTAEEDGVAYGRRARRRFAECYGELAAVLCAGAPADGERTSGQSAVADRFASALYGLAELARDEGGLVGALRSETAVRALERACRAPGAPRTAHEARVPDLLTVAAHLEHALRLLSLDWYEDDGLGSVDLCHAASGGAAALPGLLARHFTGVPLLVTEYGVRLRTHYLADTDSSPAVRSLLAAFHGRLAAEIYRQAAFVTPGNAHARRWQERCGADRTKLRTVYPGMDATPFAEVGESPERAAPDTLVWVGRVEPAKDLISLLHAFAEIRKEEPGTRLRVVATSTGPDGDAYLTHCKALAAQLFPDEADGPHAVGDNPVSFEEIGGPEVPTLADAYACGAVTVLSSVVEGFPIGLVEAMFCGRATVSTDAGAVVEVIGGTGLVVPPRNPRALAEACVSLLRDPERRERLGAAARARALELFTVEQNITAFHGIYLEIVSHTPARRAALGDTGALLPFAVPAEAHVPGRWTAARSRMVARGGPGWAAGPPVRATTRVSTAEAAR, encoded by the coding sequence GTGCGCATAGGACTTCTCACGGAGAGTGGCTATCCGTACGTGAGTGGTGACGCCAGTCCCTGGTGCGACCGGCTCGTGCGTGGGCTCGCGCAGCACGAGTTCGACATCTACGCGCTCAGCCGCAGCGAGCGCCAGGAGGACGAGGGCTGGCTCCCGCTGCCGTCCCAGGTCCGCCGCGTCCGCACGGCACCGGTGTGGACGGCGGAGGAGGACGGCGTCGCGTACGGCAGGCGTGCGCGCCGACGGTTCGCCGAGTGCTACGGGGAGCTGGCGGCCGTACTGTGCGCCGGGGCCCCTGCTGACGGAGAGCGCACATCGGGCCAGTCCGCTGTGGCGGACCGTTTCGCCAGTGCCCTCTACGGCCTCGCCGAGCTCGCCCGCGACGAGGGCGGACTGGTGGGCGCCCTGCGCTCGGAGACCGCCGTACGCGCGCTGGAGCGCGCCTGTCGCGCGCCGGGTGCCCCGCGTACGGCGCACGAGGCGCGCGTACCGGATCTCCTGACCGTCGCCGCGCATCTCGAACACGCCCTGCGCCTCCTCTCGCTCGACTGGTACGAGGACGACGGGCTCGGCTCGGTCGACCTGTGTCACGCGGCGTCGGGCGGCGCGGCGGCCCTGCCCGGCCTGCTGGCCCGGCACTTCACCGGCGTACCCCTGCTGGTCACCGAGTACGGGGTGCGGCTGCGCACGCACTATCTGGCCGACACCGACTCCTCGCCCGCCGTACGGTCCCTGCTCGCCGCCTTCCACGGCAGGCTCGCCGCCGAGATCTACCGACAGGCCGCGTTCGTCACGCCCGGCAACGCCCACGCCCGTCGCTGGCAGGAGCGCTGCGGCGCCGACCGTACGAAGCTGCGCACGGTCTATCCCGGCATGGACGCGACCCCCTTCGCCGAGGTGGGGGAGTCCCCGGAGCGCGCGGCCCCCGACACGCTCGTCTGGGTCGGGCGGGTCGAACCGGCCAAGGACCTGATCTCTCTGCTCCACGCCTTCGCGGAGATCCGCAAGGAGGAACCGGGCACCCGGCTGCGCGTCGTCGCCACCTCCACGGGCCCCGACGGCGACGCCTACCTCACCCACTGCAAGGCGCTCGCCGCCCAGCTCTTCCCCGACGAGGCGGACGGCCCGCACGCGGTCGGCGACAACCCCGTCTCCTTCGAGGAGATCGGCGGCCCCGAGGTGCCCACCCTCGCCGACGCCTATGCGTGCGGCGCCGTGACCGTCCTGTCCAGCGTCGTCGAGGGCTTCCCGATCGGCCTGGTGGAGGCGATGTTCTGCGGCCGGGCGACGGTCTCGACGGACGCCGGCGCGGTGGTGGAGGTCATCGGCGGCACGGGGCTCGTGGTGCCCCCGCGCAACCCACGGGCGCTCGCCGAGGCGTGCGTGTCGCTGTTGCGCGACCCCGAGCGCCGCGAGCGCCTGGGGGCCGCCGCGCGCGCCCGCGCCCTCGAACTGTTCACCGTCGAGCAGAACATCACGGCATTTCACGGCATTTACCTGGAGATCGTCTCGCACACCCCGGCCCGTCGGGCGGCCCTCGGCGACACCGGCGCCCTCCTGCCCTTCGCCGTCCCCGCCGAGGCCCACGTCCCCGGCCGCTGGACCGCCGCCAGGAGCCGCATGGTCGCCCGCGGCGGCCCCGGCTGGGCCGCGGGTCCACCCGTACGCGCCACCACCCGCGTCTCCACGGCGGAGGCAGCCCGATGA
- a CDS encoding NAD-dependent epimerase/dehydratase family protein, producing the protein MRVLLIGANGYLGRFVADRLLADPAVQLTALGRGDDADVRFDLASGSPGALTRFLDAVHPGVVINCAGTTRGGARELTRHNTVAVATVCEALRRSGCGARLVQIGCAAEYGPSQPGSSTAEDAVPRPGGPYGVSKLAATELVLGSGLDAVVLRVFSPAGPGTPAGSPLGRLAEAMRRAMQTGDGELKLGGLGAQRDFVDVRDVARAVHAASLSAAQGVINIGSGRAVRLRDAAAILARVAGFGGALHELDSPPGALRPSIGHPRPEPLVHPRSTDPLGHRTDQDHASHEATTHSALSTHGAHPHATHSAHTGPGAYPYPDGCGSWQQADVRTARDRLGWRPRINLEESLADIWMEAACRI; encoded by the coding sequence ATGAGAGTCCTGCTGATCGGAGCCAACGGCTACCTGGGCCGCTTCGTGGCCGACCGCCTCCTCGCCGACCCCGCGGTCCAGCTCACCGCCCTCGGCCGCGGCGACGACGCCGACGTCCGTTTCGACCTCGCCTCCGGCAGTCCCGGCGCCCTGACCCGCTTCCTGGACGCCGTCCACCCCGGCGTGGTCATCAACTGCGCCGGCACGACCAGAGGCGGGGCCCGCGAGCTCACCCGGCACAACACCGTCGCCGTGGCCACCGTCTGCGAGGCCCTCCGCCGCAGCGGCTGCGGCGCCCGCCTGGTCCAGATCGGCTGCGCCGCCGAGTACGGCCCCAGCCAGCCCGGCTCCTCCACGGCGGAGGACGCCGTCCCCCGCCCCGGTGGCCCGTACGGCGTCAGCAAACTCGCCGCGACCGAACTCGTGCTCGGCTCCGGCCTGGACGCGGTCGTCCTGCGCGTCTTCTCCCCGGCCGGCCCCGGCACCCCCGCAGGCTCCCCCCTTGGCCGCCTCGCCGAGGCCATGCGCCGCGCCATGCAGACCGGCGACGGCGAACTCAAGCTCGGCGGCCTCGGCGCCCAGCGCGACTTCGTCGACGTACGCGACGTGGCCCGCGCGGTGCACGCCGCCTCGCTCTCCGCCGCTCAGGGCGTCATCAACATCGGTTCCGGCCGTGCCGTCCGCCTCCGCGACGCCGCCGCGATCCTGGCCCGCGTGGCCGGCTTCGGCGGCGCCCTGCACGAACTCGACAGCCCTCCTGGTGCCCTGCGCCCGTCGATCGGCCACCCTCGCCCCGAGCCACTGGTCCATCCCCGCTCGACGGACCCCCTCGGTCACCGCACGGACCAGGACCACGCGTCTCACGAAGCGACGACCCACAGCGCCCTGAGCACCCACGGCGCGCACCCGCACGCCACGCACTCCGCGCACACCGGTCCCGGCGCCTACCCCTACCCCGACGGCTGCGGCAGCTGGCAGCAGGCCGACGTCCGCACCGCCCGCGACCGTCTCGGCTGGCGCCCCCGCATCAACCTCGAGGAGTCCCTCGCCGACATCTGGATGGAGGCGGCATGCCGTATCTGA
- a CDS encoding spherulation-specific family 4 protein has protein sequence MPYLTRAKARTAGTGFDTGLGVPGPAHPLLAPTEWAELSRRGAALHWVVLNIADGPGVLPDPHCLEAAGRLRNAGVRVLGHLDIRYGARAFGETVADARRYLDWYQVDGFLLDCCPADRDSLPGTGRTATALRALRDDAHIVLGHGTHPYPGYVECADQLVTFRGSWSDYRWSQAAEWTADHEPERFCHFVHGVPRGHLDEALRIARWQGAATIYFTDRTERGGRTDPWEGMPGYWDEIVSLVGTGVSE, from the coding sequence ATGCCGTATCTGACCAGGGCAAAGGCAAGAACGGCCGGTACCGGCTTCGACACCGGCTTAGGCGTCCCCGGCCCTGCCCACCCCCTCCTCGCCCCCACCGAGTGGGCCGAACTCTCCCGCCGGGGCGCCGCTCTGCACTGGGTCGTCCTGAACATCGCCGACGGCCCGGGTGTCCTGCCGGACCCGCACTGCCTGGAGGCCGCGGGCCGGCTGCGCAACGCCGGCGTCCGCGTCCTGGGGCATCTCGACATCCGGTACGGGGCCCGCGCCTTCGGCGAGACGGTCGCGGACGCCCGCCGGTATCTCGACTGGTACCAGGTCGACGGCTTCCTCCTGGACTGTTGCCCGGCCGACCGCGACTCCCTGCCCGGGACCGGCCGCACCGCGACCGCCCTGCGTGCCCTGCGTGACGATGCCCACATCGTCCTCGGGCACGGCACCCACCCGTATCCCGGTTACGTCGAGTGCGCCGACCAGTTGGTCACCTTCCGCGGCTCGTGGAGCGACTACCGCTGGTCGCAGGCGGCCGAGTGGACCGCCGACCACGAGCCCGAGCGTTTCTGCCACTTCGTGCACGGAGTGCCCCGGGGTCATCTCGACGAGGCGCTGCGCATCGCCCGCTGGCAGGGCGCCGCGACCATCTACTTCACCGACCGCACGGAGCGCGGCGGGCGGACGGACCCCTGGGAGGGCATGCCCGGCTACTGGGACGAGATCGTCTCGCTGGTCGGAACGGGTGTCTCGGAATGA
- the moeZ gene encoding adenylyltransferase/sulfurtransferase MoeZ, with amino-acid sequence MSLPPLVEPAAELTVDEVRRYSRHLIIPDVGMDGQKRLKNAKVLCVGAGGLGSPALMYLAAAGVGTLGIVEFDEVDESNLQRQIIHSQADIGRSKAESARDSVLGINPYVNVVLHEERLEADNVMDIFSQYDLIVDGTDNFATRYLVNDACVLLNKPYVWGSIYRFDGQASVFWSEHGPCYRCLYPEPPPPGMVPSCAEGGVLGVLCASVGSIQVTEAIKVLTGTGEPLVGRLMIYDALEMQYRQVKVRKDPNCAVCGENPTVTELIDYEAFCGVVSEEAQAAAADSTITPKQLKEWIDDGENIDIIDVREINEYEIVSIPGARLIPKNEFLMGTALESLPQDKKIVLHCKTGVRSAEVLAVLKSAGFSDAVHVGGGVIGWVNQIEPHKPVY; translated from the coding sequence GTGTCGCTGCCACCCCTGGTCGAGCCGGCCGCCGAGCTCACCGTAGACGAGGTCCGCAGGTACTCCCGCCACCTGATCATCCCCGACGTCGGGATGGACGGGCAGAAGCGGCTGAAGAACGCCAAGGTGCTCTGTGTCGGCGCCGGCGGCCTGGGCTCGCCGGCCCTGATGTACCTGGCCGCGGCGGGCGTCGGCACCCTCGGCATCGTGGAATTCGACGAGGTCGACGAGTCCAACCTGCAGCGCCAGATCATCCACAGCCAGGCGGACATCGGCCGCTCCAAGGCCGAGTCGGCCCGCGACAGCGTGCTCGGCATCAACCCGTACGTGAACGTGGTCCTGCACGAAGAGCGGCTCGAGGCCGACAACGTGATGGACATCTTCAGCCAGTACGACCTGATCGTCGACGGCACGGACAACTTCGCCACCCGCTACCTGGTCAACGACGCCTGCGTGCTGCTGAACAAGCCGTACGTCTGGGGCTCGATCTACCGCTTCGACGGCCAGGCCTCCGTGTTCTGGTCCGAGCACGGCCCCTGCTACCGCTGCCTCTACCCGGAGCCCCCGCCCCCCGGCATGGTCCCCTCCTGCGCCGAGGGCGGCGTGCTCGGCGTGCTGTGCGCGTCCGTCGGCTCCATCCAGGTCACCGAGGCCATCAAGGTCCTCACCGGCACGGGCGAGCCGCTGGTCGGCCGCCTGATGATCTACGACGCCCTGGAGATGCAGTACCGCCAGGTCAAGGTCCGCAAGGACCCGAACTGCGCGGTCTGCGGCGAGAACCCGACCGTCACCGAGCTCATCGACTACGAGGCCTTCTGCGGCGTCGTGTCGGAGGAGGCCCAGGCGGCGGCCGCCGACTCCACGATCACTCCCAAGCAGCTCAAGGAGTGGATCGACGACGGCGAGAACATCGACATCATCGACGTCCGTGAGATCAACGAGTACGAGATCGTCTCGATCCCGGGCGCTCGACTGATCCCGAAGAACGAGTTCCTGATGGGCACCGCCCTGGAGAGCCTCCCGCAGGACAAGAAAATTGTCTTGCACTGCAAGACGGGCGTCCGCAGTGCGGAAGTCCTCGCGGTCCTGAAGTCCGCGGGCTTCTCCGACGCCGTCCACGTCGGCGGCGGCGTGATCGGCTGGGTCAACCAGATCGAACCGCACAAGCCGGTCTACTGA
- a CDS encoding FMN-dependent NADH-azoreductase: MSYLLHLDSSSLGAASVSRQVADSFREAWTGEVVHRDLAASPVPHLSAAAVAAQHTDPAQHTAEQAAAAAVRDELVGEFLGASAYLFTVPMYNRTMPSVFKAWLDQVIIVGRTVIPSGTAPSAGRPAVLISARGGGYGPGTPNHGKDFLVPTLESVLGDPAYLGLDVTTLTPELTKAPVVPALAHLIPAHETSLANAHEQARVQAEKISQQLVA, translated from the coding sequence ATGTCCTACCTTCTGCACCTCGACTCCTCCTCCCTCGGTGCCGCGTCGGTCTCCCGCCAGGTCGCCGACTCCTTCCGGGAGGCCTGGACGGGCGAGGTCGTCCACCGGGACCTGGCCGCCTCTCCCGTGCCGCACCTGAGCGCGGCGGCCGTTGCCGCCCAGCACACCGACCCCGCCCAGCACACCGCGGAGCAGGCCGCGGCTGCCGCCGTTCGGGACGAACTCGTGGGGGAGTTCCTGGGAGCGAGCGCCTACCTGTTCACCGTGCCGATGTACAACCGCACGATGCCCTCGGTGTTCAAGGCCTGGCTCGACCAGGTCATCATCGTCGGCCGCACCGTCATCCCCTCCGGCACGGCCCCCTCCGCCGGCCGGCCGGCCGTGCTGATATCCGCCCGCGGCGGCGGCTACGGCCCCGGCACCCCCAACCACGGCAAGGACTTCCTCGTCCCGACCCTGGAGTCCGTCCTGGGCGACCCGGCCTACCTCGGCCTCGACGTCACCACCCTCACCCCCGAGCTGACCAAGGCCCCTGTCGTCCCGGCGCTCGCCCACCTCATCCCGGCCCACGAGACCTCCCTGGCCAACGCCCACGAGCAGGCCCGTGTGCAGGCGGAGAAGATCAGCCAACAGCTCGTCGCCTGA
- a CDS encoding DsbA family oxidoreductase produces MKVEIWSDLTCPWCGLAGHRLDRAVERFAHGGDVELIHRSFPLDPDLPSSPAVPTRQALKQKYGMDDAQAEAATRRVEVLAEREGLRPYIVLDNKKAGTQLAHEFLAHATAQGKHAEAWRLTFRAYFGEAHSLFDVDALLELSDELGLDREETRQVLVERRFRQQVRDEARRAGTLGARGVPFLVIDGQYAVAGAQDTETFLDVFQQVWDATHPQLVQTPDGDADGVCGPDGCVLPGDHAARA; encoded by the coding sequence ATGAAAGTGGAAATCTGGTCCGACCTCACGTGCCCGTGGTGCGGTCTGGCCGGCCACCGTCTCGACAGGGCCGTGGAGCGGTTCGCCCATGGCGGCGACGTCGAGCTCATCCACCGCTCCTTCCCGCTGGACCCGGACCTGCCGAGCAGTCCCGCGGTGCCCACGCGGCAGGCGCTCAAGCAGAAGTACGGGATGGACGACGCTCAGGCCGAGGCGGCCACCCGCCGGGTGGAGGTGCTGGCCGAGCGCGAAGGGCTGAGGCCGTACATCGTGCTGGACAACAAGAAGGCCGGCACCCAACTGGCCCACGAGTTCCTTGCCCATGCCACCGCCCAGGGCAAGCACGCGGAGGCGTGGCGCCTGACCTTTCGCGCCTACTTCGGCGAGGCCCACTCGCTCTTCGACGTGGACGCGCTGCTCGAACTGAGCGACGAACTCGGACTGGACCGGGAGGAGACCCGGCAGGTCCTGGTGGAGCGCCGATTCCGGCAGCAGGTCCGGGACGAAGCGCGCCGCGCCGGCACCCTCGGCGCCCGCGGGGTGCCCTTCCTCGTCATCGACGGCCAGTACGCCGTCGCCGGCGCCCAGGACACCGAGACATTCCTTGACGTGTTCCAGCAGGTGTGGGACGCCACCCATCCGCAGCTCGTCCAGACCCCGGACGGGGACGCCGACGGGGTCTGCGGCCCGGACGGCTGCGTGCTGCCGGGCGATCACGCCGCCCGTGCCTGA
- a CDS encoding winged helix-turn-helix transcriptional regulator, producing the protein METTARQVTGETDIAAVSGPCARWPAENREIIRQILDRAGDKWSTLVIAALDDGPLRYTDLLRRIPGISQRMLTLTLRHLHRDGLISRTAYAEVPPRVEYVLTPLGLTLHDIVVSLIDWAGIHHDEIRENRARFDAATRRSPAERDARGRRGRTS; encoded by the coding sequence ATGGAGACCACCGCACGTCAGGTCACAGGCGAGACGGACATCGCCGCGGTCTCGGGACCCTGTGCCCGCTGGCCGGCGGAGAACAGGGAGATCATCCGGCAGATCCTGGATCGGGCCGGCGACAAATGGAGCACGCTCGTGATCGCCGCCCTGGACGACGGCCCGTTGCGCTACACCGACCTGCTGCGCCGCATCCCCGGCATCTCCCAGCGCATGCTGACCCTCACGCTGCGGCACTTGCATCGCGACGGACTGATCAGCCGCACGGCCTACGCCGAAGTGCCGCCGCGCGTGGAGTACGTCCTCACGCCCCTGGGCCTCACCCTGCACGACATCGTGGTGTCCCTGATCGACTGGGCCGGCATCCACCACGACGAGATCCGGGAGAACCGGGCCCGCTTCGACGCAGCCACCAGGCGAAGCCCCGCGGAACGGGATGCCCGTGGCCGGCGCGGGCGGACCAGCTGA
- a CDS encoding alpha/beta hydrolase encodes MARFVRWTALTVAAGLLAAGCGGSSDDSSDDGKGTSAPPPAESSGGSASGLPSSLTGQKLDWGDCEATDDAPAPGDEWRCATLKVPLDWAEPGGRTIDLALIRSEAAGDDRIGSMLFNFGGPGGSGVSTLPAYASTASALHERYDLVSWDPRGVGASEGVRCRSDEEIQAAEAVDVSPDTPAEETAYFRDAADFGQGCEESAGELLAHVSTADTARDMDLMRHVLGDAKMHYFGISYGTELGGVYAHLFPKNVGRLVLDAVVDPSADAVGHAKNQTIGFQRALNDYLKATGQDPEQGTRKIADLLERIDAEPLPTSSERELTQTLAFTGVVLPLYSKASWPTLTGALEAAEQGDGSGLLALADSYNERDAAGDYATTTHSQRVISCLDDKQRPTPEEAEKLLPEFERISPVFGPFLGWDTAGWCHEWPVAGQFDTPEVSAPGAAPILVVGNTGDPATPYEGARRMADELGKGVGVMLTWKGEGHGAYGSGSDCVDSTINAYALNGTVPKDGKVCS; translated from the coding sequence ATGGCACGTTTCGTACGGTGGACGGCGCTGACCGTCGCGGCCGGGCTACTGGCGGCGGGATGCGGCGGCTCGTCCGACGACTCCTCCGACGACGGCAAGGGGACGTCCGCCCCGCCGCCGGCCGAATCGTCCGGCGGGTCGGCGTCCGGGCTGCCCTCCTCGCTCACCGGCCAGAAACTCGACTGGGGCGACTGCGAGGCCACCGACGACGCCCCCGCGCCGGGTGACGAGTGGCGCTGCGCGACGCTGAAGGTCCCGCTGGACTGGGCGGAACCGGGGGGCAGGACGATCGACCTGGCCCTGATCCGCTCCGAAGCCGCCGGCGACGACCGCATCGGCTCGATGCTGTTCAACTTCGGCGGCCCCGGCGGCTCGGGAGTGTCGACGCTGCCGGCGTACGCGTCCACCGCCTCGGCGCTCCACGAGCGGTACGACCTTGTGAGCTGGGATCCGCGGGGCGTCGGCGCCAGTGAAGGCGTCCGCTGCCGCAGCGACGAGGAGATACAGGCCGCCGAGGCGGTGGACGTCAGCCCCGACACACCGGCCGAGGAGACGGCGTACTTCCGGGACGCCGCCGACTTCGGCCAGGGCTGCGAGGAGTCCGCCGGTGAGCTGCTGGCGCATGTGTCGACCGCCGACACCGCCCGCGACATGGACCTGATGCGGCATGTCCTCGGGGACGCGAAGATGCACTACTTCGGCATCTCCTACGGCACCGAGCTCGGCGGCGTCTACGCCCACCTGTTCCCGAAGAACGTCGGACGCCTGGTCCTCGACGCGGTCGTCGACCCGAGCGCCGACGCGGTGGGCCACGCCAAGAACCAGACGATCGGCTTCCAGCGCGCGCTCAACGACTACCTGAAGGCGACCGGCCAGGACCCGGAGCAGGGCACCCGCAAGATCGCGGACCTGCTGGAGCGGATCGACGCGGAGCCGCTGCCGACGTCGAGTGAGCGCGAGCTGACGCAGACGCTCGCCTTCACCGGCGTCGTCCTGCCGCTGTACAGCAAGGCGAGCTGGCCCACGCTCACGGGCGCCCTGGAGGCCGCCGAACAGGGCGACGGCTCCGGGCTGCTGGCGCTCGCCGACAGCTACAACGAGCGCGATGCCGCGGGCGACTACGCCACGACGACCCACTCGCAGCGGGTCATATCGTGTCTGGACGACAAGCAGCGGCCCACGCCCGAGGAAGCGGAGAAGCTGCTGCCGGAGTTCGAGAGGATCTCGCCGGTGTTCGGTCCGTTCCTCGGGTGGGACACGGCGGGATGGTGCCACGAGTGGCCGGTGGCCGGACAGTTCGACACCCCGGAGGTGAGCGCCCCGGGCGCGGCGCCGATCCTCGTCGTGGGCAACACGGGCGACCCGGCGACACCGTACGAGGGCGCCCGCCGGATGGCGGACGAACTGGGCAAGGGCGTCGGCGTGATGCTCACCTGGAAGGGCGAGGGACACGGTGCCTACGGGAGCGGCAGCGACTGCGTCGACTCCACGATCAACGCCTACGCACTGAACGGAACGGTCCCGAAGGACGGCAAGGTCTGTTCATGA